Proteins encoded by one window of Collimonas fungivorans:
- a CDS encoding primosomal protein N', whose translation MKQSILQIVLDTPLDSSFDYRWQASDESEAVPQIGQLVQLSFGRREVVGMIVGTSTESDVPAEKLKNVQAVRHQLPPLSAQWLALCRFAADYYQRPLGEVALPGLPKNLRALTTVALDRGLKKLRQDGAAHDATPIDVAQLNPAQQQAADAIAGATGFAPTLLYGVTGSGKTEVYLQAAAQILAHSENGDENPSQILILVPEINLTPQLEGNIRARFPGVMVATLHSGLAEGERMRHWLAAHLGQARIILGTRLAVLASLPHLKLIVIDEEHDPSYKQQEGLRYSARDLAVWRAHQLGIPIVLGSATPSLETWHHTQSGRYRKLELRERAVKDAVLPLVRRIDMERDKPSEGLTSTLVSALKQRLERGEQSLLFLNRRGYAPVIACDACGWVSNCTRCTSFMVLHKPEHRLRCHHCSLELRIPKSCPTCGNVDLQPLGRGTQRLEEGLQAMFPEARVLRIDADSTRRKGSAQAAFDSVHRGEVDILIGTQMVAKGHDFKNLTLVGILNPDTALFSHDYRASERLFAQLMQVAGRAGRAAQKEGGSASEVLIQTRYPQHPLYAAVIAHDYDRFATSLLEERAQACLPPYIYQALLRAEAKELETAIEFLQQAANCIEHDGITMHDPIPMTMTRVANVDRAQLLIECPSRPGLQAFLTDWMAQLRQIKTRAKWSLEVDPVDI comes from the coding sequence GTGAAACAAAGCATTCTCCAAATCGTCCTCGATACTCCCCTGGATAGCAGCTTCGATTATCGCTGGCAGGCCAGCGACGAAAGCGAGGCCGTGCCGCAAATCGGCCAGCTGGTCCAGCTTTCTTTCGGCCGCCGCGAAGTGGTCGGCATGATTGTCGGCACCAGCACCGAGAGCGACGTTCCCGCCGAAAAATTGAAAAATGTGCAAGCGGTGCGCCACCAGTTGCCGCCGCTATCGGCGCAATGGCTGGCCTTGTGTCGTTTTGCCGCCGATTATTACCAGCGGCCGCTGGGCGAAGTGGCGTTGCCCGGCCTGCCGAAAAACCTGCGCGCGCTGACCACCGTGGCGCTGGACCGCGGTTTGAAGAAATTGCGGCAAGACGGCGCCGCACACGATGCGACCCCGATCGACGTCGCGCAGCTGAACCCGGCGCAGCAGCAGGCGGCCGACGCCATTGCCGGCGCCACGGGGTTTGCGCCGACGCTGTTGTACGGCGTCACCGGCAGCGGCAAGACCGAGGTTTATCTGCAAGCCGCGGCGCAGATACTGGCGCATAGCGAAAACGGCGATGAAAACCCGTCGCAGATCCTGATCCTGGTGCCGGAAATCAACCTGACGCCGCAGCTGGAAGGAAACATCCGCGCCCGCTTCCCCGGCGTGATGGTGGCGACCTTGCACAGCGGCCTGGCGGAAGGCGAGCGCATGCGCCACTGGCTGGCGGCGCACCTGGGGCAGGCGCGCATCATTCTCGGCACCCGGCTGGCGGTGCTGGCTTCGCTGCCGCACCTGAAGCTGATTGTCATCGACGAAGAGCACGACCCATCCTACAAGCAGCAGGAAGGCTTGCGTTACTCGGCGCGTGACCTGGCCGTGTGGCGCGCCCACCAGCTGGGGATTCCAATCGTGCTGGGCTCCGCCACGCCGTCGCTGGAAACCTGGCATCACACCCAGTCCGGCCGCTACAGGAAACTCGAACTGCGCGAGCGCGCGGTCAAGGACGCCGTGTTGCCGCTGGTGCGCCGGATCGACATGGAGCGCGACAAGCCCAGCGAGGGACTTACCTCGACCCTGGTCAGCGCGCTCAAGCAAAGACTGGAGCGGGGCGAACAGTCTTTGCTGTTCCTGAACCGGCGCGGTTACGCACCGGTGATTGCCTGCGACGCCTGCGGCTGGGTCAGCAACTGCACCCGCTGTACTTCCTTCATGGTGTTGCACAAACCCGAACATCGGCTGCGCTGCCACCACTGCAGCCTGGAGCTGAGGATCCCGAAATCCTGCCCGACCTGCGGCAACGTCGACCTGCAGCCGCTGGGGCGCGGCACGCAGCGGCTGGAAGAGGGATTGCAAGCGATGTTCCCGGAGGCGCGGGTGCTGCGCATCGATGCCGACTCGACCCGCCGCAAGGGCAGTGCGCAAGCGGCTTTCGACAGCGTGCACCGGGGCGAAGTGGATATTCTGATCGGCACCCAGATGGTCGCCAAGGGCCATGATTTCAAGAACCTGACCCTGGTCGGCATCCTGAATCCCGATACGGCGCTGTTTTCCCACGACTACCGCGCCAGCGAGCGGCTGTTTGCGCAACTGATGCAGGTGGCGGGGCGCGCCGGCCGCGCGGCGCAGAAAGAGGGCGGCAGCGCCAGCGAAGTGCTGATCCAGACGCGTTATCCGCAGCATCCCCTGTATGCGGCAGTCATCGCCCACGACTACGACCGCTTTGCCACTTCGCTGCTGGAGGAGCGTGCGCAAGCCTGCCTGCCGCCCTACATCTATCAGGCCTTGCTGAGGGCGGAGGCGAAGGAGCTGGAAACCGCGATTGAATTTTTACAGCAGGCCGCCAACTGTATCGAGCACGACGGCATCACCATGCACGACCCGATCCCGATGACCATGACCCGGGTCGCCAATGTCGACCGCGCGCAGTTATTG
- the hemE gene encoding uroporphyrinogen decarboxylase, with protein sequence MSQFAPLKNDTFLRALLRQPTEYTPLWLMRQAGRYLPEYRKTRSRAGSFMGLATNPDYATEVTLQPLERFPLDAAILFSDILTVPDAMGLGLYFADGEGPKFRHPLRDEKDVMALQTPDLGKLDYVFKAVTQIRTELNGRVPLIGFAGSPWTLACYMVEGEGSREFHTVKTMLYNRPDLMHHVLSTNAAAVAAYLNAQIDAGAQAVMIFDSWGGALADGAYQEFSLDYMRQVMSQLQREKDGVPIPAIVFTKGGGLWLEQIADIGADAVGLDWTVNLAEARARIGQRVALQGNLDPAVLFANPEQIRSEVARLLNAYGAPQAGSGHVFNLGHGISQFTPPESVAVMVEAVHEISRKLRG encoded by the coding sequence ATGTCACAATTCGCTCCGCTCAAGAACGATACCTTCCTGCGCGCGCTGCTGCGCCAGCCAACCGAGTACACGCCGCTGTGGCTGATGCGCCAGGCCGGCCGCTACCTGCCGGAGTACCGTAAAACCCGCAGCCGCGCCGGCTCCTTCATGGGGCTGGCGACCAATCCCGATTACGCTACCGAAGTCACGCTGCAGCCGCTGGAGCGTTTTCCGCTGGACGCCGCGATCCTGTTTTCCGACATCCTCACGGTGCCGGACGCGATGGGCCTGGGCCTGTATTTCGCCGACGGCGAAGGCCCCAAGTTCCGGCATCCGCTGCGCGATGAAAAAGACGTGATGGCGCTGCAAACCCCGGACCTGGGCAAGCTCGATTACGTTTTCAAGGCGGTCACCCAGATCCGCACCGAACTCAACGGCCGGGTGCCGCTGATCGGTTTCGCCGGCAGCCCGTGGACCCTGGCTTGTTACATGGTCGAGGGCGAAGGTTCGCGCGAGTTCCATACCGTCAAGACCATGTTGTACAACCGCCCGGACCTGATGCACCACGTGCTCAGCACCAATGCGGCGGCGGTGGCTGCTTACCTGAATGCGCAGATCGACGCCGGCGCCCAGGCCGTGATGATTTTCGATTCCTGGGGCGGAGCATTGGCGGACGGCGCCTACCAGGAATTTTCGCTGGATTACATGCGCCAGGTGATGTCCCAGCTGCAGCGTGAAAAAGATGGGGTGCCGATTCCGGCTATCGTATTCACCAAGGGCGGCGGCCTGTGGCTGGAACAGATTGCCGACATCGGCGCCGATGCCGTTGGCCTCGACTGGACCGTCAACCTGGCTGAGGCGCGGGCCCGCATCGGCCAGCGTGTCGCCTTGCAGGGCAATCTTGATCCGGCGGTGCTGTTTGCCAATCCGGAACAGATCCGCAGCGAAGTCGCGCGCCTGCTGAACGCCTATGGCGCGCCGCAAGCCGGCAGCGGCCACGTATTCAACCTGGGCCACGGCATTTCGCAATTCACGCCGCCGGAATCGGTCGCCGTCATGGTTGAAGCGGTGCACGAAATCAGCCGTAAATTGCGCGGATAG
- a CDS encoding LysR family transcriptional regulator, translated as MLNQLSDLDLRLIRIFLSVLDAGGISAAQTALNVSQSTISTQLATLETRLGFRLCERGRAGFRLTPRGEQFAQSSRQLLENIDHFCLDARQIGRKLSGQLHLGLIGHAAMSANARLGQAIARFRARDEAVTLSLAVLAPGQLEEEVINGRLDLGIGYFWHCLPNLEYLPLYTEHQVAYCAATHPLFRQAGKLTTAALAQHDWVWRSYPLPEADGPGGVFSPTRVTALADNMEAVAVLILSGQHLGFLPQHFAAPLVQQGLLAALNPALLSYEVTLHMVARRQSSRGEVLQAFLDDLVAEHREAG; from the coding sequence ATGCTCAACCAGTTATCAGACCTTGACCTGCGCCTGATCCGTATATTCCTGTCGGTGCTGGACGCTGGCGGCATTTCCGCTGCGCAAACGGCGCTCAACGTCAGCCAGTCCACCATCAGCACCCAGCTGGCGACACTGGAGACGCGGCTTGGCTTTCGCCTGTGCGAGCGGGGCCGCGCCGGATTTCGCCTGACGCCGCGCGGCGAGCAATTTGCCCAATCCAGCCGCCAGCTGCTGGAAAACATCGACCATTTTTGCCTGGACGCGCGGCAGATCGGCCGCAAGCTGTCCGGACAATTGCACCTGGGCCTGATCGGCCATGCCGCCATGAGCGCCAACGCGCGCCTGGGCCAGGCCATCGCCCGGTTCCGTGCGCGCGACGAGGCGGTGACGCTGTCGCTGGCGGTGCTGGCGCCGGGCCAGCTGGAGGAAGAGGTGATCAACGGCCGCCTCGACCTTGGCATCGGCTATTTCTGGCACTGTTTGCCGAACCTGGAATACCTGCCTCTGTACACGGAACACCAGGTGGCTTATTGCGCCGCCACGCATCCATTGTTCCGGCAGGCCGGAAAACTGACGACAGCTGCATTGGCGCAGCACGACTGGGTCTGGCGCAGTTATCCGCTGCCGGAGGCCGATGGCCCGGGCGGCGTATTTTCGCCGACGCGGGTGACGGCGCTGGCCGACAACATGGAGGCGGTCGCAGTCCTGATTTTGTCGGGGCAGCATCTCGGCTTCCTGCCGCAGCACTTTGCCGCACCTCTGGTGCAGCAGGGATTGCTGGCGGCGCTCAACCCGGCGCTGCTGTCCTACGAGGTCACCCTGCATATGGTGGCGCGCCGCCAGTCCAGCCGCGGCGAAGTGCTGCAGGCGTTTCTGGATGACCTGGTGGCGGAGCACCGCGAGGCAGGGTAA
- the speB gene encoding agmatinase — translation MSETPLYQPLGGNDMPRFGGIATMMRLPHVASSAELDACFVGVPFDLGTSNRSGTRFGPRQIRTESVLLRPYNMATRAAPFDALRIADLGDVAINPYNLLDSIKLIETAYDGIVASGCRPISLGGDHTIALPILRALHRKYGKIGLIHVDAHADVNDTMFGEKIAHGTPFRRAVEEGLLDCQRVVQIGLRGTGYTAEDFDWCRDQGFKVVQVEECWNKSLAPLMEEVRARLAGGPVYLSFDIDGIDPAYAPGTGTPEIAGLTVPQALEIIRGAWGLDIVGADLVEVSPPYDPVGTTALLGANLAYEMLCVLPGVPRR, via the coding sequence ATGTCGGAAACCCCACTTTACCAACCGCTGGGCGGCAACGACATGCCGCGTTTCGGCGGCATCGCCACCATGATGCGTTTGCCGCATGTCGCCAGCAGCGCGGAACTGGACGCCTGTTTTGTCGGCGTACCGTTCGATCTCGGCACCTCGAACCGCTCCGGCACCCGTTTCGGCCCGCGCCAGATCCGTACCGAATCGGTGCTGCTGCGGCCTTACAACATGGCGACCCGTGCCGCGCCCTTCGATGCGCTGCGCATTGCCGACCTCGGCGATGTCGCCATCAATCCCTACAACCTGCTGGATTCGATCAAGCTGATCGAGACTGCCTACGACGGCATCGTCGCTTCCGGCTGCCGCCCGATTTCGCTGGGCGGCGACCATACCATCGCGCTGCCCATCCTGCGCGCGCTGCATCGCAAATACGGCAAGATCGGCCTGATCCATGTCGACGCCCATGCCGACGTCAACGACACCATGTTCGGCGAAAAGATCGCGCACGGCACGCCGTTCCGCCGCGCGGTGGAAGAAGGCTTGCTGGATTGCCAGCGCGTGGTGCAGATCGGCTTGCGCGGGACCGGTTATACCGCGGAAGATTTCGACTGGTGCCGCGACCAGGGTTTCAAGGTGGTGCAAGTAGAAGAGTGCTGGAACAAATCGCTGGCGCCGCTGATGGAAGAAGTGCGGGCGCGCCTGGCCGGCGGCCCGGTCTACCTGAGCTTCGACATCGACGGCATCGATCCGGCCTATGCGCCCGGCACCGGCACCCCGGAAATCGCCGGCCTGACCGTGCCGCAGGCGCTGGAAATCATCCGCGGCGCCTGGGGCCTGGACATCGTCGGCGCCGACCTGGTCGAAGTGTCGCCGCCTTACGACCCGGTCGGCACCACTGCCCTGCTGGGCGCCAACCTGGCGTATGAAATGCTGTGCGTGCTGCCGGGCGTGCCGCGCCGCTAG
- a CDS encoding LysR family transcriptional regulator — MTLENLLVFATIADCGSLSAAARRLGKAQSTVSTALSNLEVDMGTRLFERDLHHLALTADGAVLLGFARSTLTAAGNLERKAHSLSAGHGHRLRLGIDQALPLARSHALCAELERRFPQLQLELFRPTSIDATDLMRRGLLDIAIAVTVDPMPSDFNACSLGQLQFVPVAAADHALSRLPLVHNSDLAQHRQLLASSRDGGDASIFGRYSEIMWRIESPELLLDLLRRGMGWAFLPQHAMQESSLRDGLKILAHEYQEPAFLKSVDLIWSKQEQQSEAARWLSGDLGWARSVVPS, encoded by the coding sequence ATGACCCTGGAAAACCTGCTGGTATTCGCCACCATCGCCGACTGCGGCAGCTTGTCGGCGGCGGCGCGCCGCCTGGGCAAGGCGCAATCGACGGTCAGCACCGCGCTGTCCAACCTGGAAGTGGACATGGGCACGCGCTTGTTCGAGCGCGACCTGCACCACCTGGCCCTGACCGCCGACGGCGCCGTGCTGCTGGGTTTTGCCCGCTCGACGCTGACCGCGGCCGGCAACCTGGAACGCAAGGCGCACAGCCTGAGCGCCGGCCACGGCCATCGCTTGCGGCTGGGCATCGACCAGGCCTTGCCGCTGGCCCGCAGCCATGCCTTGTGCGCCGAACTGGAGCGGCGCTTCCCGCAACTGCAGCTGGAACTGTTCCGCCCCACCAGTATCGACGCCACCGACCTGATGCGGCGCGGTCTGCTCGATATCGCGATTGCGGTCACGGTCGATCCCATGCCCAGCGACTTCAACGCCTGTTCGCTGGGCCAGCTGCAATTCGTGCCGGTCGCCGCCGCAGATCACGCATTGAGCCGCCTGCCGCTGGTGCATAACAGCGACCTGGCGCAGCACCGGCAATTGCTGGCGTCCAGCCGCGACGGCGGCGATGCTTCCATCTTCGGCCGCTACAGCGAAATCATGTGGCGCATCGAAAGCCCGGAATTGCTGCTGGATCTGCTCAGGCGCGGCATGGGCTGGGCTTTCCTGCCGCAGCATGCGATGCAGGAAAGCAGCCTGCGCGACGGCCTGAAAATCCTGGCCCATGAATACCAGGAACCGGCTTTCCTGAAAAGCGTCGACCTGATCTGGAGCAAACAGGAACAGCAGAGCGAGGCAGCGCGCTGGCTCAGCGGCGATCTCGGATGGGCTCGTTCCGTAGTGCCATCCTGA
- a CDS encoding helix-turn-helix domain-containing protein: MRPQYEHLTLSPGHSWQLLWRQLPELPFLWHYHPEFELTLTLNARGQRYVGDHLADFTDGDLVLLGPNLPHTWSASERIAPGQQMLAIVAWFSRDWLVQLQTSLPELGGLLQLGKRADRGLQFSAEAAARVRPLMLRMEKLGPAQRLPLLLELLLLLAQDEQAQPLASVASASIAVDTQRQRMGRVLDYMHAHFQTALPVELLAERAALSVGAFHRFFKRHTQLTVTAYLAQLRIGSACQQLIQTDKAIGVIAEEAGYRNLAHFNRQFRAAKGVSPREFKQRYR, from the coding sequence ATGCGACCGCAATACGAGCACCTCACCCTGTCTCCCGGTCATTCCTGGCAGCTGCTGTGGCGCCAATTGCCGGAGCTGCCGTTTCTCTGGCATTACCATCCGGAGTTCGAGCTGACCCTGACCCTGAATGCACGCGGCCAGCGCTATGTGGGCGACCACCTGGCCGATTTCACCGATGGCGACCTGGTACTGCTGGGGCCGAACTTGCCGCATACCTGGTCGGCCAGCGAACGGATAGCGCCCGGGCAGCAGATGCTGGCGATAGTGGCCTGGTTTTCGCGCGACTGGCTGGTGCAGCTGCAAACCAGTTTGCCGGAACTGGGCGGCCTGCTGCAACTGGGCAAACGAGCCGACAGGGGATTGCAATTCTCGGCCGAGGCTGCGGCTCGCGTCAGGCCGCTGATGCTGCGCATGGAGAAACTGGGGCCGGCGCAGCGCCTGCCGCTATTGCTGGAGCTGCTGTTGCTGCTGGCGCAAGATGAACAAGCGCAGCCGCTGGCCTCGGTGGCTTCCGCTTCGATTGCGGTGGATACCCAGCGCCAGCGCATGGGGCGGGTGCTGGATTATATGCATGCGCATTTCCAGACGGCGCTGCCGGTCGAGCTGCTGGCCGAGCGCGCGGCGCTGTCGGTAGGGGCTTTCCATCGCTTTTTCAAGCGCCACACGCAGTTGACCGTGACCGCTTACCTGGCCCAGTTGCGCATCGGCAGCGCCTGCCAGCAACTGATCCAGACCGACAAGGCGATAGGCGTGATTGCCGAGGAAGCGGGTTACCGCAACCTGGCCCATTTCAACCGCCAGTTCCGTGCCGCCAAGGGCGTCAGCCCACGCGAATTCAAGCAGAGATACAGGTAG
- a CDS encoding phytanoyl-CoA dioxygenase family protein: protein MNQLYAAAKQALGNPSVLYPVQEQLRDIRKTLPLRVLSAADFQHWQTYGYVIVRQAVSAEQVRRTVDFLWEFQELDRNAPETWNRAQLRDHEMKELNGSGMVEAYHHQTFWDNRQTPRIVDAFVDIWDREDLWVTIDRANLNTPNQGARRFGGFIHWDADTSLEPLPVNVQGVLALSDTTPEGGGFQCIPELFEHFAEWRKSAPKDRNPWRPDVESLPWQVQFVPMQAGDLLIFNSLLAHGIRPNTSADQVRLAQYIAFTPAREDEAELRDWRLTSWEQRTPPESYAFPGDPREWEKTRYPLAQLSELGEKILGKKAW, encoded by the coding sequence ATGAACCAGCTTTACGCCGCCGCCAAACAAGCCCTCGGCAATCCATCCGTGCTATACCCCGTCCAGGAGCAGCTGCGCGACATACGCAAAACCCTGCCGCTGCGGGTATTGTCGGCCGCCGATTTCCAGCACTGGCAAACCTACGGCTACGTCATCGTCAGGCAGGCGGTCAGCGCCGAGCAGGTGCGGCGCACGGTCGACTTCCTGTGGGAATTCCAGGAGCTGGACCGCAATGCGCCGGAAACCTGGAACCGGGCCCAGCTGCGCGACCATGAAATGAAGGAGCTGAACGGTTCCGGCATGGTCGAGGCCTATCATCACCAGACCTTCTGGGACAACCGCCAGACGCCGCGCATCGTCGACGCCTTCGTCGACATCTGGGACCGCGAAGACCTGTGGGTAACCATAGACCGCGCCAACCTGAATACGCCGAATCAGGGCGCGCGGCGTTTCGGCGGTTTCATCCACTGGGACGCCGATACCTCGCTGGAACCGCTGCCGGTGAATGTGCAAGGCGTGCTGGCCTTATCGGACACGACACCGGAAGGCGGCGGTTTCCAATGTATTCCCGAACTGTTCGAACATTTTGCCGAGTGGCGCAAGAGCGCGCCCAAGGACCGCAACCCGTGGCGCCCGGATGTGGAATCTCTGCCGTGGCAAGTGCAGTTCGTGCCCATGCAGGCGGGCGACCTGCTGATTTTCAACAGCCTGCTGGCGCACGGCATCCGCCCCAACACCTCGGCCGACCAGGTACGGCTGGCGCAGTACATCGCATTCACGCCGGCGCGCGAAGATGAAGCGGAATTGCGGGATTGGCGCTTGACAAGCTGGGAGCAGCGGACGCCGCCGGAGAGTTACGCCTTTCCCGGCGATCCGCGTGAATGGGAAAAGACCCGCTATCCCTTGGCGCAGCTGAGCGAGCTGGGCGAAAAAATCCTGGGCAAGAAAGCCTGGTAA
- a CDS encoding MFS transporter, whose amino-acid sequence MSLPLFALAVAAFGIGTTEFVIMGLLPDVARDLGVTIPAAGMLVTGYALGVTIGAPIVAIATANMPRRAALLSLIGLFIIGNVLCALSPNYAVLMLARVVTAFCHGAFFGIGSVVAAGLVAPNRRAQAIALMFAGLTLANVLGVPFGTALGQQLGWRSTFWAVTVIGVLAAIALALWLPKKIEMQKTSLLQEFAVLKDKQVLMVLAISALASASLFSVFTYITPILEDVTGLTPHAVTLVLLVFGLGLTVGSALGGKLADWRLMPSLIGFLVALAIVLTVFTLTMRTPLPAVITIFIWGVLAFAIVPPLQVLVVERASAAPNLASTLNQGAFNLGNASGAWFGGMAISAGFQLTTLPYVGVVVVVAALGLTLWSASIERNNSLALTPSE is encoded by the coding sequence CTGTCTTTGCCCCTATTTGCCCTTGCTGTTGCCGCTTTCGGCATCGGTACGACGGAGTTCGTCATCATGGGCCTGCTGCCCGACGTCGCGCGCGACCTGGGGGTAACCATCCCGGCGGCGGGCATGCTGGTGACCGGTTATGCGCTGGGCGTGACGATAGGGGCGCCGATCGTCGCCATCGCCACCGCCAACATGCCGCGCCGGGCGGCGCTGCTGAGCCTGATCGGCTTGTTCATCATTGGCAATGTGCTGTGCGCCTTGTCGCCGAATTATGCGGTGCTGATGCTGGCGCGGGTGGTGACGGCGTTCTGCCACGGCGCGTTTTTCGGCATCGGCTCGGTGGTGGCGGCCGGGCTGGTGGCGCCCAACCGGCGCGCGCAAGCGATCGCCCTGATGTTTGCCGGCCTGACCCTGGCCAATGTGCTGGGCGTGCCATTCGGCACCGCCCTTGGCCAGCAGCTAGGCTGGCGCTCGACGTTCTGGGCGGTGACCGTGATCGGGGTGCTGGCGGCGATTGCATTGGCGCTCTGGCTGCCGAAGAAAATCGAGATGCAAAAGACCAGCCTGCTGCAGGAATTCGCCGTGCTCAAGGACAAGCAGGTATTGATGGTGCTGGCGATCAGCGCGCTGGCTTCGGCCAGCCTGTTTTCGGTATTCACCTACATCACGCCGATCCTGGAAGACGTCACCGGATTGACGCCGCATGCCGTGACACTGGTGCTGCTGGTGTTCGGCCTCGGCCTGACGGTAGGCAGCGCGCTCGGCGGCAAGCTGGCCGACTGGCGTCTGATGCCGTCGTTGATCGGTTTCCTGGTGGCGCTGGCGATCGTCCTGACGGTATTCACCCTGACCATGCGTACACCGTTGCCGGCCGTGATCACGATCTTCATCTGGGGCGTGCTGGCGTTTGCGATTGTGCCGCCGCTGCAGGTATTGGTGGTGGAACGCGCCAGCGCTGCGCCTAACCTGGCCTCGACCCTGAACCAGGGCGCTTTCAACCTCGGCAATGCGAGCGGCGCCTGGTTCGGCGGCATGGCGATCAGCGCCGGCTTCCAGCTCACCACCTTGCCTTACGTCGGCGTGGTGGTAGTGGTGGCGGCGCTGGGTCTGACCTTGTGGTCGGCGTCGATCGAACGCAACAACAGCCTGGCGCTGACCCCTAGCGAATAA
- a CDS encoding OmpA family protein: protein MQTYIRKILFLPAAATGILGAASNVLAQPAPYQPAPYQLQVQADPGWRRDAPQVAVERDGWQRFEAPPPRYEAVPPPARSGYAWQRGYWERRHRDEPRWVKGYWVAVQPVAVVAPPPPPPPPAPVQQRPKIERISADALFRFDQSSLGQMLPAGRARLAALAKRLAASRYARVEVRGYTDRLGSDSYNLNLSIRRANTVKDVLVSYGIPAARVKAVGLGAQDPVTQCRDGLQQEELIRCLLPNRRVEIATFAMP, encoded by the coding sequence ATGCAAACTTATATCCGGAAAATCCTGTTTCTGCCGGCTGCCGCCACAGGCATTCTTGGCGCGGCCAGCAACGTGCTGGCGCAGCCGGCCCCATATCAGCCGGCTCCCTATCAGCTGCAAGTCCAGGCCGACCCAGGCTGGCGCCGCGACGCACCGCAAGTCGCTGTCGAGCGCGATGGCTGGCAGCGCTTCGAGGCACCGCCGCCGCGCTACGAAGCCGTGCCGCCGCCAGCGCGTTCCGGCTATGCCTGGCAGCGCGGTTATTGGGAACGCCGCCATCGTGACGAGCCGAGGTGGGTCAAGGGCTACTGGGTGGCAGTGCAGCCGGTAGCGGTGGTTGCGCCTCCGCCACCTCCGCCACCGCCAGCACCGGTGCAGCAGCGGCCAAAAATAGAAAGGATTTCGGCCGATGCCTTGTTCCGCTTCGACCAGTCCAGCCTGGGCCAGATGCTGCCGGCAGGACGGGCGCGGCTCGCTGCCCTTGCCAAGCGCCTGGCAGCCAGCCGCTATGCGCGGGTGGAAGTGCGCGGCTATACCGACCGTCTCGGCAGCGACAGCTACAACCTGAACCTGTCGATCCGGCGCGCCAATACGGTAAAGGATGTGCTGGTGAGCTACGGCATTCCGGCCGCGCGTGTCAAAGCCGTCGGCCTGGGCGCGCAGGATCCGGTGACGCAATGCCGCGACGGCCTGCAGCAAGAGGAACTGATCCGCTGTCTGCTGCCTAACCGCCGCGTCGAGATTGCGACTTTTGCGATGCCATAA